The DNA window CCGCCTTCTGCGAGTACCACCACAGATACAAGGCGATGAGGATCAGGATCACCGGCATGAACAACGTCGAGATGCCCTTCAGATCCCAGGCGGGCGTCGAGGTGAACATGCCCACGGTCTGCGCCAGAATCGCCAGCAGGGAAACGAAGAACATCGTCACCGCCCAGCGCTTCTGCATCAGCAGGCCAATCGCGCCGAGCACGCCGCCAAACACGGCGATGCCAAACACCACGTACAGCCACTGCGGCAGCGCGTTGTAGATGGTCTGATCGGCCTCGGGCATCAGGGCCACCTGTTCCGGCGACATGTTGAGCTGCAGGAAGAACATGGCCACGCCGATGAGATTCCACAGCAGCGCAAGAATGCCAAGCACCCAGAAGCCTTTTCCGCGCGGCAAATCCAGTGTTGCGTTCATATGCCTTCCCCAGGCGTGATGGACGGCCCGAGCATACTCCCGCAAAAAAGCGAACGGCGATTACAGAATTGTGCGCGTGGCCGCGTCCCCGATCACGGCGCCGACGAGACGCGCCAGAGGGTGTTGCCGACATCATCGGCCACCAGCAAGGCGCCGTGCTGGTCGAACGCCACCCCGACCGGACGGCCACGTGCGTTGCCATCCTTGTCGAGGAAGCCGGTCAGCACATCGATCGGCATGCCATCGGGTTGCCCGGAAGCGAACGGCACGAACACCACCTTGTAGCCCACCGGTTTGGCGCGATTCCACGAACCGTGCAGGCCGATGAAGGCGCCATTCGCATAGGTCGCCGGAAAACCACGCGCCTGCGAGAAGGTCAGTACGAGCGCGGCCACGTGCGCGCCCAGGGCGTAGTCCGGTGCGATCGCCTGCGCCACCTTGGCCGGGTCCTGCGGCTTGACCCGCGCATCCACGTGCTGGCCGTAGTAGCTGTAGGGCCAGCCGTAGAAGGCGCCTTCGCGCACGCGGGTGAGGTAATCCGGCACCAGCTGATCGCCGATCTCGTCGCGCTCGTTGACCACCACCCACAAGGCTTTGGTGCCGGGCTGCCAGGCCAGGCCCACCGGATTGCGCAGGCCGGAAGCAAACACGCGGTGTTGGCCCGTGGCCACATCCACTTCCAGGATGGCCGCGCGATCGGTTTCGTTCTGCAGGCCGTTCTCGCCAACGTTGCTGTTGGAGCCGATGCCGGCATACAGATGCGTGCCGTCGGCGCTGGCCACCAGGCTCTTGGTCCAGTGGTGATTGATCGGTCCGCCCGGCAGGTCGGCCACTTTCACCGGCGTGGCGGCGATGCTGGTCTGTCCGGATTGATAGGGCACGCGCACGATCGCGTCGGCATTGGCGATGTACAACTGATCGCCGATCAAGGCCATGCCGAACGGCGACATCAGGTTGGCCAGGAACACCTGCTGCAGTTCGGCCACGCCGTCACCGTCGGCGTCGCGCAACAAACGGATGCGGTTGGCGCTGGGCACGGCCGAGCCTGCCTTTTTCATGGTGCGCTTCATGACCCAGGCTTTGAAACCGCCTTTTTCGCCGGGCTTGGGCGGCGCATTGGTTTCGGCCACCAGCACATCACCGTTGGGCAACACGTACAACCAGCGTGGATGATCCAGGCCCGTGGCGAACGCTTGTACGCGCAAGCCCGCTGCGGCGGTCGGCATGCTGCCGGCGGGCCAACCCACGGCGGGTGCGATGTTGACCGTGGGAATGGTCTGCTTGTTTGGCGCAGGCAAGACCGTTTTCGGACCGACTTCCACCACCGTGTTGGACGATGTGGTCTGCGCGCAGGCCATCGGCATCAGCAGCAGCAGGGTGAATCCAGCGGACCAGCGCATGGGCAACTCCCGGAAGGTGGGCCCATCGTGGCGCGCCGCCAGCGAACGCCGCGTCAAGAGCGATCAGGCATCGTCCTGGCCGCGTGCCTGCACCTCGGGCATGCCGTCCTCATCCAGGCGGACCCGGATCTGGATCGGCTTGCAGCAGACCTGGCAGTCTTCGATGTAGTCCTGTTCGCCGGCCGAGTCATCCACGAACACCGTGATGACTTCGCCACAGTAGGGACATTCGATATCGGCGGAAGGCAGCTGCGGCATCGACGC is part of the Pseudoxanthomonas indica genome and encodes:
- a CDS encoding PQQ-dependent sugar dehydrogenase; its protein translation is MRWSAGFTLLLLMPMACAQTTSSNTVVEVGPKTVLPAPNKQTIPTVNIAPAVGWPAGSMPTAAAGLRVQAFATGLDHPRWLYVLPNGDVLVAETNAPPKPGEKGGFKAWVMKRTMKKAGSAVPSANRIRLLRDADGDGVAELQQVFLANLMSPFGMALIGDQLYIANADAIVRVPYQSGQTSIAATPVKVADLPGGPINHHWTKSLVASADGTHLYAGIGSNSNVGENGLQNETDRAAILEVDVATGQHRVFASGLRNPVGLAWQPGTKALWVVVNERDEIGDQLVPDYLTRVREGAFYGWPYSYYGQHVDARVKPQDPAKVAQAIAPDYALGAHVAALVLTFSQARGFPATYANGAFIGLHGSWNRAKPVGYKVVFVPFASGQPDGMPIDVLTGFLDKDGNARGRPVGVAFDQHGALLVADDVGNTLWRVSSAP
- a CDS encoding CPXCG motif-containing cysteine-rich protein, which codes for MPQLPSADIECPYCGEVITVFVDDSAGEQDYIEDCQVCCKPIQIRVRLDEDGMPEVQARGQDDA